A part of Bacteroidota bacterium genomic DNA contains:
- a CDS encoding carbonic anhydrase, with product MDTIRKLLSANKQWAKRQVEVEPDFFEKLEKLQNPEILWIGCSDSRVPANEITDTKPGEIFVHRNVANLVIHTDLNLLSVLHYSVVVLHVKHIIVCGHYGCGGVKAAMTHQSFGILNKWLRNIKDVYRIHQQEVDALATEEERLNRMAELNVKEQVMNLAKTSIVQKSWAEHGIPHIHGWIYSLHDGIIKAIEIIPPGTTLDSVYQFDSF from the coding sequence ATGGATACAATTCGAAAACTGCTTTCGGCAAATAAACAGTGGGCCAAACGACAGGTAGAAGTAGAGCCTGATTTCTTCGAAAAACTTGAGAAATTACAGAATCCAGAAATCTTGTGGATTGGATGTAGCGACAGCCGAGTGCCTGCCAATGAAATTACAGATACAAAACCAGGAGAAATATTTGTTCACCGAAACGTGGCAAATCTGGTTATTCATACAGACTTAAACCTATTGAGTGTATTGCATTATTCCGTGGTGGTGCTTCACGTGAAACATATTATTGTCTGTGGGCATTATGGCTGCGGAGGGGTGAAAGCCGCCATGACGCATCAAAGTTTTGGGATTCTGAATAAATGGCTCCGGAATATTAAGGATGTCTATCGCATTCATCAGCAGGAAGTAGATGCTCTTGCTACTGAAGAGGAGCGCTTGAACCGCATGGCAGAGTTGAATGTGAAAGAACAGGTGATGAATCTCGCCAAAACGTCTATTGTGCAAAAGTCATGGGCAGAACACGGGATCCCTCACATTCACGGATGGATTTATTCCTTGCATGACGGGATCATCAAAGCTATTGAAATTATACCACCCGGAACGACCTTGGATAGTGTATATCAGTTCGATAGTTTTTAA
- a CDS encoding fumarylacetoacetate hydrolase family protein yields the protein MKIICIGRNYSEHTKEMNAVIPDDPVVFMKPQTALLKDNKPFFHPEWSKDIHYETELVFKICKQGKYIDEKFASKYYDEVTTGIDFTARDLQSIQKEKKLPWEISKSFDNSAVVGKFFKLAELGKSSNFQFSMKLNGKEVQRGNSNQMMFSPEKIIAYISQFFTLQVGDLLYTGTPVGVGAVKPSDRLEGFLEMEKVFDFEVK from the coding sequence ATGAAGATTATTTGCATCGGCAGAAACTATTCTGAACACACCAAAGAAATGAACGCGGTCATTCCCGACGATCCGGTTGTGTTTATGAAGCCGCAAACGGCTTTATTGAAAGACAATAAGCCTTTCTTTCATCCCGAATGGAGTAAGGACATTCATTATGAAACCGAACTGGTGTTCAAAATCTGTAAGCAGGGGAAATATATTGATGAAAAATTCGCATCAAAATATTATGACGAGGTCACGACCGGTATTGATTTCACAGCGCGCGACCTTCAGTCCATTCAAAAGGAAAAGAAACTGCCCTGGGAAATCTCCAAATCATTTGACAATTCTGCTGTGGTGGGTAAATTTTTCAAACTCGCAGAACTGGGCAAGTCCAGCAACTTTCAGTTTTCGATGAAGTTGAATGGCAAAGAAGTCCAGCGGGGCAATTCAAACCAAATGATGTTCTCTCCTGAAAAAATCATTGCCTACATCTCTCAATTTTTCACACTGCAAGTAGGCGATTTACTCTATACAGGCACACCGGTAGGCGTAGGCGCCGTGAAACCCAGCGATCGCCTCGAAGGCTTTCTGGAAATGGAAAAGGTTTTTGATTTTGAAGTGAAATAG
- a CDS encoding SDR family oxidoreductase produces MKKVIVFGATGRTGRYIVQYALEAGHEVTAFARNNKSVVKHPGLSVVEGNALDEQAVLNSIKGNEVVISALGTDQLEGDAVNMMSEAMKIFIRAMKENNILRVLAVGGLGVLQFNETMQLLDKPDYSPKYKAIGEGHNKVYQVLRQSQMDWTYVCCPDIVAAVKTERYRVNKDYPAEGLFKINTGDLANFIVKEMVEDKFLKTRVGICNY; encoded by the coding sequence ATGAAGAAGGTTATTGTATTCGGCGCAACAGGAAGAACTGGGCGATACATAGTTCAATATGCTTTGGAGGCAGGCCATGAGGTAACGGCATTTGCTCGCAATAACAAATCTGTGGTCAAGCACCCTGGTCTAAGTGTTGTTGAGGGGAATGCTCTGGACGAGCAAGCGGTGCTTAATTCTATAAAAGGAAATGAGGTAGTTATCTCCGCATTGGGAACAGATCAATTAGAAGGAGATGCCGTGAATATGATGAGCGAAGCCATGAAGATTTTTATCAGAGCCATGAAAGAAAATAATATCCTAAGAGTGTTAGCGGTTGGAGGCTTAGGGGTATTGCAGTTTAATGAAACGATGCAATTGCTTGACAAACCAGATTATTCACCCAAATATAAAGCCATTGGGGAGGGACACAATAAGGTGTATCAGGTGCTTCGTCAAAGCCAAATGGATTGGACTTATGTATGCTGCCCTGATATAGTAGCTGCCGTCAAAACTGAAAGATATCGGGTTAATAAGGATTACCCCGCAGAAGGTTTATTCAAGATAAATACAGGCGATCTGGCAAATTTCATAGTTAAGGAGATGGTAGAGGATAAGTTTTTGAAGACCAGAGTTGGTATTTGTAATTACTGA
- a CDS encoding aminoacyl-tRNA hydrolase gives MGFLIAGLGNIGNEYENTRHNIGFKILDQFANTQGAPFQMERLAFFAEYRSRGKNIYLIKPTTFMNLSGKAVRYWMNEFKIPQQNLLVVLDDLAIPFGQVRLRAKGSDGGHNGLKDIDAALGNNNYPRLRFGIGSEFSKGHQVNYVLSPWSGEEQKLLPERIKVSCDAINSFLFEGLERAMTKYNKS, from the coding sequence GTGGGTTTTCTGATTGCCGGCCTTGGCAACATAGGCAACGAATACGAAAACACAAGGCACAACATCGGCTTCAAAATTCTCGATCAATTTGCCAATACACAAGGCGCTCCGTTTCAAATGGAGCGCCTTGCTTTTTTTGCTGAGTATCGCAGTCGCGGTAAGAATATTTATCTCATCAAGCCCACCACTTTCATGAACCTGAGTGGCAAGGCTGTTCGATATTGGATGAATGAATTTAAAATTCCACAACAAAATTTGCTTGTGGTTCTCGACGATCTCGCTATTCCCTTTGGTCAGGTGCGTTTGCGCGCCAAAGGCAGCGACGGTGGGCACAACGGACTGAAAGACATTGACGCTGCACTCGGCAACAACAATTATCCGCGCCTGCGCTTCGGCATCGGCAGCGAATTTTCAAAAGGACATCAGGTGAATTATGTATTGAGCCCTTGGAGTGGAGAAGAACAAAAACTTCTGCCAGAAAGAATCAAAGTGTCCTGCGACGCTATTAATAGCTTTTTATTTGAAGGCCTAGAGAGAGCTATGACAAAGTACAATAAGAGTTAA
- a CDS encoding methylated-DNA--[protein]-cysteine S-methyltransferase, producing the protein MKKHFSTYLGCPLGELEIVGTNKFITEVKFVMDRGEDSDKVPEILRQCKDELQEYFEGKRKEFTLNLSPEGTAFQQIVWSELRNIPYGETTAYRTIAIQLKNPGSVRAVGHANARNPIAIIIPCHRVISEDGKLTGYAGGLWRKQWLLEHEGNTSGKNPTLF; encoded by the coding sequence ATGAAGAAGCATTTCTCGACTTATCTAGGCTGTCCTCTTGGAGAACTAGAAATAGTCGGCACGAATAAATTTATTACCGAGGTGAAATTTGTAATGGACCGGGGTGAAGATTCTGATAAGGTCCCTGAGATTCTTCGGCAGTGCAAAGATGAATTACAGGAATATTTTGAAGGGAAAAGGAAGGAGTTTACCTTGAATTTAAGCCCTGAAGGAACTGCATTTCAACAGATAGTGTGGTCTGAACTTCGCAATATTCCTTATGGTGAGACTACTGCTTACCGTACCATAGCCATACAATTAAAAAATCCTGGTTCAGTGCGTGCGGTGGGGCATGCCAATGCCAGAAACCCTATCGCCATTATCATTCCTTGCCATCGGGTAATAAGTGAAGATGGTAAATTGACCGGCTATGCCGGCGGTTTATGGCGAAAACAGTGGCTGTTGGAACATGAGGGGAATACCTCAGGAAAGAATCCGACACTTTTTTAA
- a CDS encoding 50S ribosomal protein L25: METVVINGTPRTELGKKATRALRKAGNVPCNLYGGKETINFQAPATAFRKLIYTPDFRLAEIQLDGKSYKAILKDSQFDPIKDGILHLDFQELMDNVKVKVAIPLRLQGTPKGIIDGGKLEQAFRKLNIMALPKDLPNVIEVDITDMKLGDIKRIQDISIPGVAILHSGKNPFASVLIPRAVKEEVPTAAAATPAAGAAPSADAKAEAKTDSKADDKKK; encoded by the coding sequence ATGGAAACAGTAGTAATCAACGGCACGCCAAGAACCGAATTAGGTAAAAAGGCTACGCGTGCACTGCGCAAGGCAGGTAACGTTCCTTGCAATCTTTACGGTGGCAAAGAAACCATCAATTTTCAAGCTCCGGCAACGGCATTCCGCAAACTGATTTACACGCCCGACTTTCGTCTGGCCGAGATTCAGTTAGATGGCAAATCATACAAAGCGATTCTGAAAGACTCGCAGTTTGACCCCATCAAGGATGGCATTCTTCACCTCGACTTTCAGGAGTTGATGGATAATGTGAAAGTGAAAGTGGCTATTCCGCTTCGACTTCAGGGAACTCCGAAGGGAATCATAGACGGTGGAAAGTTGGAGCAGGCGTTCAGAAAACTGAATATCATGGCTTTGCCTAAAGACCTTCCGAATGTAATCGAAGTAGATATCACCGACATGAAACTTGGCGACATTAAAAGAATCCAGGACATCAGTATTCCGGGAGTGGCCATTTTGCACAGCGGGAAAAATCCTTTTGCTTCTGTATTAATCCCACGGGCCGTGAAAGAGGAAGTTCCGACGGCGGCAGCAGCTACTCCGGCAGCGGGTGCAGCACCGTCAGCGGATGCCAAAGCTGAAGCAAAAACCGACTCTAAGGCAGACGATAAGAAAAAGTAA
- a CDS encoding ribose-phosphate pyrophosphokinase, producing MLLTTDVQLFSGTATKYLAEDIADHYGQDLGKMDVLRFSDGEFQPEIQESVRGSFVFIIQNTNAPGDNLLELLMMIDAVKRASADYITAVIPYFGYARQDRKDRPRVGIGAKLVANLLTAAGANRVMTMDLHAGQIQGFFDIPLDHLNGSAIFLPYIQKQKWSNLCFASPDVGSVKRARIYAQHFNADMVICDKYRKRANEVAEMTLIGNVEGKDVVLVDDMVDTGGTLCSAANMLMSKGAKSVRAICTHPVLSGNAYENIEKSQLSELIVSNSLPLKQESKKIKVLSVAKLFGQAIRNTHEHKSINSLFLTPSV from the coding sequence ATGTTATTAACTACAGATGTTCAACTTTTTTCCGGCACAGCAACCAAATATCTAGCTGAGGACATTGCTGACCACTATGGTCAAGACCTAGGTAAGATGGACGTTCTTAGATTTAGCGATGGCGAATTTCAACCCGAAATACAGGAGTCTGTGCGCGGTTCATTTGTGTTTATTATTCAAAACACCAATGCGCCCGGAGACAATCTGCTGGAGCTACTGATGATGATAGATGCTGTTAAAAGAGCCTCTGCGGACTATATCACCGCGGTGATTCCGTACTTTGGCTATGCACGTCAGGATCGTAAAGATCGTCCCCGTGTAGGTATTGGCGCAAAACTGGTAGCCAACCTTTTAACTGCGGCCGGTGCTAATCGCGTCATGACGATGGACCTTCATGCGGGACAAATCCAAGGATTCTTTGATATTCCCTTAGATCACCTGAATGGCTCGGCCATTTTCCTTCCCTATATCCAGAAGCAAAAGTGGAGCAATCTCTGTTTCGCCTCTCCTGATGTAGGAAGTGTGAAAAGAGCTCGCATCTATGCCCAGCACTTCAATGCAGACATGGTGATTTGCGACAAATACCGCAAACGTGCCAACGAAGTAGCTGAAATGACCCTAATCGGAAATGTGGAAGGGAAAGATGTGGTCCTAGTGGATGACATGGTAGATACCGGAGGCACCCTTTGCAGTGCGGCTAACATGCTGATGAGCAAGGGAGCTAAAAGTGTTCGTGCCATTTGTACCCATCCGGTACTTTCGGGAAATGCTTATGAGAATATTGAAAAAAGTCAACTAAGTGAGTTGATTGTCTCTAACTCACTCCCCCTCAAACAGGAATCAAAGAAGATTAAGGTGCTTAGTGTGGCGAAACTCTTCGGTCAGGCTATCAGAAATACACATGAACACAAGAGCATCAATTCCTTATTCCTAACGCCAAGCGTATAA